The proteins below are encoded in one region of Tsuneonella sp. CC-YZS046:
- a CDS encoding ETC complex I subunit produces the protein MSARIYQRPKNAMQSGKALVDQWILEFDPAEAKKPDPLMGWAGSGDTRQQVQLKFPSKDAAQAYAAKYGIPARVHPTPAKRLKIQAYADNFR, from the coding sequence ATGAGCGCACGCATCTATCAACGCCCGAAGAACGCCATGCAGTCCGGCAAGGCGCTTGTCGACCAATGGATTCTGGAATTCGATCCGGCGGAGGCGAAGAAGCCCGATCCGCTGATGGGCTGGGCCGGCTCCGGCGATACCCGGCAACAGGTCCAGCTGAAGTTTCCCAGCAAGGATGCTGCGCAGGCCTATGCCGCCAAATACGGCATCCCCGCGCGCGTGCATCCCACCCCGGCCAAGAGGCTGAAGATCCAGGCCTACGCCGACAATTTCCGGTAA
- a CDS encoding polyprenyl synthetase family protein codes for MSAEVIPLPRSEPSLGPLLSLTATAMNSVNAVILDRMQSEVPLIPALAGHLISGGGKRMRPMLTLAGAELVGYQGTRHHKLAAAVEFIHTATLLHDDVVDDSDLRRGKKTANIVFGNPATVLVGDFLFSRAFELMVEDGSLRVLKILSGASAIIAQGEVDQLTAQREIETSEDRYLSIIGAKTAALFAAASRISAVVAERDEAEERALDDYGRNLGIAFQLVDDAIDYDSDAAEMGKDRGDDFREGKMTLPVILAYARGNDEERRFWQEAIAGFRTEDEDLAHAVALIRKRDGVSATRDRARHFAERAIDALSIFPDGKARAAMVEAARFAVSRGY; via the coding sequence ATGAGCGCCGAGGTCATTCCACTGCCACGCAGCGAGCCGTCACTAGGCCCGCTTCTTTCGCTTACCGCCACTGCCATGAACAGCGTGAATGCCGTCATCCTGGACCGGATGCAGAGCGAGGTTCCCCTCATTCCCGCGCTCGCCGGCCATCTGATTTCGGGCGGGGGCAAGCGTATGCGGCCGATGCTCACCCTGGCCGGGGCGGAGCTGGTCGGGTATCAGGGCACGCGGCATCACAAGCTGGCCGCGGCGGTGGAATTCATCCACACCGCCACCCTGCTGCATGACGATGTGGTGGACGATTCCGACCTGCGGCGCGGCAAGAAGACCGCCAATATCGTGTTCGGCAACCCGGCGACCGTGCTGGTGGGCGATTTCCTGTTCAGCCGGGCCTTCGAACTGATGGTCGAGGACGGCAGCCTGCGGGTGTTGAAGATCCTGTCCGGCGCATCCGCGATCATCGCGCAGGGCGAGGTCGATCAATTGACCGCCCAGCGCGAGATCGAAACCAGCGAGGATCGCTATCTTTCGATCATCGGCGCCAAGACGGCCGCCCTGTTCGCGGCCGCCAGCCGCATTTCCGCCGTGGTGGCCGAGAGGGACGAGGCGGAAGAGCGCGCGCTGGACGATTATGGCCGCAATCTGGGCATCGCCTTCCAGCTGGTGGACGACGCCATCGACTATGATTCCGATGCCGCCGAAATGGGCAAGGACCGGGGCGACGATTTCCGCGAGGGCAAGATGACCCTGCCGGTGATCCTGGCCTATGCGCGCGGCAATGACGAGGAGCGCCGCTTCTGGCAGGAGGCGATCGCCGGGTTCCGCACCGAGGACGAGGATCTCGCCCATGCGGTCGCATTGATCCGCAAGCGTGACGGCGTCTCCGCGACGCGCGACCGCGCCCGCCATTTCGCGGAGCGGGCGATCGATGCGCTTTCGATCTTTCCCGACGGCAAGGCTCGGGCCGCCATGGTCGAGGCCGCGCGCTTCGCGGTCAGCCGGGGATATTGA
- a CDS encoding response regulator transcription factor has protein sequence MRILIVEDEPTLGQQLKSTLEQTGYAVDLSVDGEDGHFLGSTEDYDAVILDLGLPVMDGLTVLGKWRREGRDFPVLVLTARDSWSDKVAGLDAGADDYLAKPFQTEELIARLRALIRRASGNTSSELTAGDVRLDTRSGRVTLAGEPVKLTAQEYKLLSYLMHHKGKVVSRTELIEHIYDQDFDRDSNTIEVFVTRIRKKLGADVITTIRGLGYSLDDPADAPRG, from the coding sequence ATGCGCATCCTGATCGTCGAGGACGAACCTACCCTCGGCCAGCAATTGAAATCCACGCTGGAACAGACCGGCTATGCCGTCGATCTTTCCGTCGATGGGGAGGACGGCCATTTCCTCGGCTCGACCGAGGATTACGATGCCGTGATCCTCGACCTTGGCCTTCCGGTGATGGACGGGCTGACCGTGCTCGGCAAGTGGCGCAGGGAAGGCCGCGATTTCCCGGTTCTGGTGCTCACCGCGCGCGACAGCTGGTCGGACAAGGTGGCCGGGCTGGATGCGGGGGCCGATGATTACCTGGCCAAGCCGTTCCAGACCGAAGAACTGATCGCCCGGCTCCGCGCGCTGATTCGCCGCGCTTCCGGCAATACCTCGTCCGAGCTTACCGCCGGCGACGTGAGGCTGGACACCCGCTCCGGCCGCGTCACTCTGGCCGGGGAGCCGGTCAAGCTGACGGCGCAGGAATACAAGCTGCTGTCCTACCTCATGCATCACAAGGGCAAGGTGGTCAGCCGCACGGAGCTTATCGAGCATATCTACGACCAGGATTTCGACCGCGATTCGAACACGATCGAAGTTTTCGTCACCCGCATCCGCAAGAAGCTCGGGGCGGATGTGATCACGACCATCCGTGGCCTCGGTTACAGCCTCGACGACCCCGCCGACGCTCCGCGCGGATGA
- a CDS encoding DUF5990 family protein — translation MARAEQRLINLRIVIEQPVIGVLHSLQAKDGLPLDPKSSHEGEPLVFDFPIRIEPGPKFFGDQVRREGPVRRFVYIRIGELAGDPSSPWSRRMKIDIHDLDNDLLDHAAKHGGVIETTVIGTDKDGTPTCATVRPVRRRIVER, via the coding sequence ATGGCACGGGCAGAACAGCGCTTGATCAATCTGCGGATCGTTATCGAGCAGCCGGTTATCGGCGTGCTCCACAGCCTTCAGGCGAAGGATGGACTGCCGCTCGATCCGAAATCCTCGCACGAGGGGGAACCGCTCGTGTTCGATTTCCCGATCCGCATTGAGCCCGGCCCCAAATTCTTCGGCGACCAGGTGCGGCGCGAAGGTCCGGTGCGAAGATTTGTCTATATTCGTATCGGCGAACTGGCCGGTGATCCTTCCTCGCCTTGGTCCCGCCGGATGAAGATCGATATCCACGACCTCGACAATGACCTGCTGGATCACGCAGCCAAGCATGGTGGAGTGATCGAAACGACGGTCATCGGCACCGACAAGGACGGCACACCCACCTGCGCCACTGTGCGACCCGTGAGGCGCCGCATTGTCGAGCGCTAA
- a CDS encoding toll/interleukin-1 receptor domain-containing protein, whose protein sequence is MSQVLLLSLDVDAARTEVILEALVEAGIDTWWQQLPAGGGGLPPNNIGQRVAEARCVILIWSKASVGSDATLFHDIAKSSLQAGNAICVRIDDPLPPPEMAGCTLYDMRGWRSKPAGWRKWFGGNLYMRDLVSGARYKIAGKDPPPASAPRTMLIRQTLAVVPAIGTVIYLIPAAIGLWNDLGMANRPSAEEQATWDKVETGSCNSLRRFLVNYPGGHYAAQAQARLDGRTQETQTSWEPAERRMPVYVAANLAKPSAHKPAAASIAQGNALAKAEETCTGLAEAGNAKLLGVDVGVGSEQCTVTDGGYVCSFDGHAICKLSEPRDVTVERCS, encoded by the coding sequence ATGAGCCAGGTCCTTCTCCTCTCGCTCGATGTCGATGCGGCGCGAACCGAAGTCATACTCGAAGCGCTGGTGGAGGCCGGGATCGATACGTGGTGGCAGCAGTTGCCCGCTGGTGGAGGGGGCCTGCCACCCAATAATATAGGGCAACGTGTGGCCGAAGCACGCTGCGTCATTCTGATCTGGAGCAAGGCGAGCGTCGGCAGCGATGCAACCTTGTTTCATGACATAGCGAAATCGAGCTTGCAGGCAGGCAATGCGATCTGCGTGCGTATCGACGACCCCTTGCCGCCGCCGGAAATGGCGGGCTGCACACTCTACGACATGCGTGGTTGGCGCTCAAAACCGGCTGGCTGGCGCAAATGGTTCGGGGGCAATCTGTATATGCGCGATCTCGTGAGCGGCGCACGCTACAAGATTGCAGGGAAGGACCCACCGCCTGCCAGCGCACCACGGACCATGCTGATCCGGCAGACGCTTGCGGTAGTCCCGGCAATTGGCACAGTGATATACCTCATTCCCGCAGCTATTGGATTGTGGAACGACTTGGGGATGGCCAACCGGCCCAGCGCGGAAGAACAAGCCACTTGGGACAAGGTGGAGACGGGTTCCTGCAATTCGCTGCGCCGGTTTCTGGTAAATTATCCAGGTGGGCATTATGCCGCTCAGGCACAGGCGCGGCTGGATGGTCGAACCCAGGAGACGCAAACCAGCTGGGAGCCTGCGGAACGGCGCATGCCGGTCTATGTCGCGGCTAATCTGGCGAAACCATCCGCTCATAAACCTGCCGCCGCTTCCATTGCCCAAGGCAATGCCCTGGCCAAGGCCGAGGAAACATGCACGGGCTTGGCTGAGGCTGGTAATGCGAAATTGTTGGGCGTTGATGTAGGCGTAGGAAGTGAGCAGTGCACCGTCACCGATGGAGGATATGTCTGCTCCTTTGATGGTCATGCGATCTGCAAACTGAGCGAACCCAGAGATGTGACCGTAGAGCGCTGTAGTTGA
- a CDS encoding nitroreductase/quinone reductase family protein: MADANEFMANLKPFFEDHLRRYLADGNDGHYIDGSQFGGPEKTTTLLLKTIGRKSGQEYITPLIYDRAGDEYVIIASNGGRDFDPAWFTNLAAKPGVRFQVAEDRFEGSWRVAEGEERARLWAQMANYYPPYNEYETRTDRLIPVVLLRAERGVETL; encoded by the coding sequence ATGGCCGATGCCAATGAATTCATGGCGAATCTCAAGCCGTTCTTCGAAGATCACCTGCGGCGATACCTCGCGGACGGCAATGACGGGCACTATATCGATGGAAGCCAGTTCGGTGGCCCGGAAAAGACCACCACGCTGCTGCTGAAGACCATCGGCCGCAAGAGCGGGCAGGAATATATCACGCCGCTGATCTATGACCGCGCGGGCGACGAATATGTTATCATCGCCTCCAATGGCGGCAGGGATTTCGATCCGGCCTGGTTCACCAATCTCGCCGCGAAGCCCGGCGTCCGGTTCCAGGTAGCGGAAGATCGCTTCGAGGGAAGCTGGCGGGTCGCCGAAGGCGAGGAGCGGGCGAGGCTCTGGGCGCAGATGGCGAATTATTACCCGCCCTACAACGAATATGAAACGCGCACCGACCGCTTGATTCCTGTGGTGCTGCTGCGGGCGGAACGCGGCGTGGAGACGCTTTAG
- a CDS encoding HAMP domain-containing sensor histidine kinase has translation MTSPSAGQELPAPAGQEVETAPHTGSISRRMMLIAAGWIGILLLVGGIALDRTLTGLIEKNFDEQLEYMLTAMIGAAEIGPDGEVFFNRPLGDQRFLEPNSGLYWQITGKGHEDFPSRSLWDRSLKLQGKHFGSDAQIYDSNQFADEPLRMIEQSIILPGSDTQWWFTVAASRGELNSQVARVRSILVWSFAVLGIGLFLLVVLQIWYGLGPLRRVRLAIQRMRTTGTDRVMEPLPLEIQPMVEELNALLAHSERQAAEARTHAGNLAHALKTPLTVVTNAANTGAPDLAATVLRESKVMRRQIDHHLARARAVGRRAIGHARTPVWESAEGVYRAMGRLYPEVRFDLDGNKEAMVAIERQDLDEILGNLVENAAKYGGGSVFMTVDVDPDAAACEIWVEDDGPGIPVGERTRIFDRGARLDTGKPGTGLGLAIVRDVAEIYGGSVGLTQSPDLGGLLVKLSLPRSG, from the coding sequence ATGACCTCCCCCAGCGCAGGTCAGGAATTGCCTGCGCCGGCGGGGCAGGAGGTGGAAACCGCTCCGCATACCGGAAGCATCTCGCGGCGCATGATGCTGATCGCCGCGGGGTGGATCGGCATCCTGCTGCTGGTCGGCGGGATCGCGCTCGACCGCACATTGACGGGCCTGATCGAGAAGAATTTCGACGAGCAGCTCGAATATATGCTCACCGCCATGATCGGCGCGGCGGAGATCGGGCCGGACGGCGAGGTGTTCTTCAACCGTCCGTTGGGCGACCAGCGGTTCCTCGAGCCGAACAGCGGCCTTTACTGGCAGATCACCGGCAAGGGGCATGAGGACTTCCCCTCCCGCTCGCTGTGGGATCGGAGCCTGAAGCTGCAGGGCAAGCATTTCGGCAGCGACGCCCAAATCTATGACAGCAACCAGTTCGCCGATGAGCCTCTGCGGATGATCGAGCAATCCATCATCCTTCCGGGCAGCGATACCCAATGGTGGTTCACGGTCGCGGCCAGCCGCGGGGAGCTTAATTCGCAGGTCGCGCGGGTGCGTTCCATCCTCGTATGGAGCTTCGCCGTGCTGGGGATCGGCCTGTTCCTGCTGGTTGTCCTGCAGATATGGTATGGCCTCGGCCCGTTGCGGCGCGTCCGCCTCGCCATTCAGCGGATGCGAACCACCGGCACCGATCGGGTGATGGAGCCTTTGCCGCTCGAGATTCAGCCGATGGTCGAGGAACTCAACGCCTTGCTCGCCCATTCGGAGCGGCAGGCCGCCGAAGCGCGCACGCACGCGGGCAATCTCGCCCATGCGCTGAAGACCCCGCTCACCGTCGTGACGAATGCGGCGAATACCGGGGCGCCGGATCTGGCCGCGACGGTCCTGCGGGAAAGCAAGGTGATGCGCCGCCAGATCGACCACCATCTGGCCCGGGCGAGGGCCGTGGGCCGGCGCGCGATCGGCCATGCCCGCACCCCGGTCTGGGAAAGCGCGGAAGGCGTCTATCGCGCCATGGGCCGTCTCTATCCCGAGGTCCGGTTCGATCTCGACGGGAACAAGGAGGCGATGGTGGCCATCGAACGGCAGGATCTCGACGAGATCCTGGGCAACCTCGTCGAGAATGCCGCGAAATATGGCGGCGGCAGCGTGTTCATGACGGTCGATGTCGATCCCGATGCGGCTGCCTGCGAGATCTGGGTGGAGGATGACGGGCCGGGGATTCCCGTCGGCGAAAGGACGCGCATTTTCGATCGCGGTGCGCGGCTGGACACCGGCAAGCCCGGCACTGGCCTCGGCCTCGCCATCGTGCGCGACGTGGCGGAAATCTACGGCGGCTCGGTGGGGCTGACGCAAAGCCCGGACCTGGGCGGGCTGCTGGTCAAGCTCTCCCTCCCGCGCTCGGGCTAG
- a CDS encoding SIMPL domain-containing protein has protein sequence MIRYALPLVAVSALASPALAADVQIQATGPVVELTVNETVKARPDIATVGAGVTSRAPTAVAAMQENAKAMDAVVAKIKALGIAKDDIQTTGINLYAQYDYNQATQRQVFRGYQASNQVSVILRKIDDTGKVLDALVAAGATDLNGPNFSIDDDTEAKAQARKTAMERARNQAMEYARMAGYSGVRLLEINEAISGQTPMPMVRKAYDAIQTTAAAAPPVEPGLVGTGVTVTVKYELTR, from the coding sequence ATGATCCGTTATGCCTTGCCGCTGGTTGCCGTATCGGCGCTGGCCTCACCCGCCCTTGCCGCCGATGTCCAGATCCAGGCCACCGGCCCGGTGGTCGAGCTGACGGTCAATGAGACGGTCAAGGCCCGCCCGGACATCGCGACGGTCGGGGCTGGCGTCACCAGCCGCGCGCCTACCGCGGTCGCCGCCATGCAGGAGAATGCCAAGGCGATGGATGCGGTCGTCGCCAAGATCAAGGCCCTGGGCATCGCCAAGGACGATATCCAGACTACCGGCATCAATCTCTATGCGCAATATGATTACAACCAGGCGACGCAGAGGCAGGTGTTCCGGGGCTATCAGGCCTCGAACCAGGTCAGCGTGATCCTGCGCAAGATCGACGATACCGGCAAGGTTCTGGACGCCCTTGTCGCGGCCGGCGCCACCGATCTCAACGGGCCGAACTTCTCGATCGACGACGACACCGAGGCCAAGGCCCAGGCGCGCAAGACGGCGATGGAACGAGCCCGCAATCAGGCCATGGAATATGCCCGGATGGCGGGTTATTCCGGCGTCAGGCTGCTGGAGATCAACGAGGCGATCAGCGGCCAGACGCCGATGCCGATGGTCCGCAAGGCCTATGACGCAATCCAGACGACCGCCGCCGCCGCGCCGCCGGTGGAGCCGGGCCTGGTGGGCACCGGGGTGACCGTCACGGTGAAGTATGAACTCACCCGCTGA
- a CDS encoding chorismate mutase: MSNIAEDSTLAAYRKSIDNIDAALIHILAERFRITKAVGDYKARTALPPADPAREERQIARLRKLAEDADLDPEFSEKFLRFIIDEVIQHHRQARGG; this comes from the coding sequence ATGTCGAACATCGCCGAAGATTCAACGCTGGCCGCCTATCGCAAGAGCATCGACAATATCGATGCCGCGCTCATCCACATATTGGCGGAGCGTTTTCGCATCACCAAGGCGGTGGGGGATTACAAGGCCAGAACGGCCCTGCCCCCCGCCGACCCGGCCCGGGAAGAACGGCAGATCGCCCGGCTTCGCAAGCTGGCGGAAGATGCCGATCTCGATCCGGAATTCAGCGAGAAGTTCCTGCGCTTCATCATCGATGAAGTCATCCAGCACCACCGGCAGGCGCGCGGCGGCTGA
- the hrpB gene encoding ATP-dependent helicase HrpB — protein sequence MLKLVQHDGKRGVVTMLPIHSVLPDLLAALSTRSSAVLIAPPGAGKTTAVAPGLIGEDWCSGMVVILSPRRVAARAAAERMAELLGEKPGERVGYLTRLDGKRSAATRILVLTEAIFVSTILDDPELTGISAVLFDEAHERHLDSDLGLALALESQQVLREDLRILVMSATIDGERFARLLGPEAPVIASEGKAHPLAIRWLGSQPELRIEDAMAGAVMAAWRDEQGDILAFLPGVGEIERTRERLESRLPGVPILPLHGQCEPAAQRAAIRRDPEGRRRIVLATSIAETSLTLDGVSVVVDSGLARRAEFDVAAGVTHLVTRRASQAAAAQRAGRAARQGPGIAYRLWEEAAHPGRPQFDPPEIVDADLASLTLALAQWGAGDPRALPWLDPPPEAALGAARARLRLLGALDEDDRITPAGRNIASLPMEPPLAAMVLHGAEHGAARMAARIALLLQERGLGGKGEDLGQRLSRWEGDRSPRAEASRKLADGWARRAETLAERIGGSAPPPGILLAYGLPDNLARRRDVKGESWLSAGGRGYALDPASPLAGAEWLAVGDAQGAAKGARITAAFALTTAEVEEWLGERIERRHLARWNEAEGRVEARLERRLGAIVLATGPDPAPDAAALEALLLEKARERLDTLLPSGLIARARHAGVGALDPRALAAGAEQWLLPLLSGRRDLDLPRGAVADALLARLGWDERQRLDRLAPREFVSPAGTSHRIDYDHDGGPAVEVRVQALFGLDRHPMIGETPLLLQLTSPAGRPIQATRDLPGFWRGSWRDVAKDMKGRYPKHRWPEEPWAEAPSLKTRNAFEGQSRA from the coding sequence ATGCTGAAACTAGTTCAGCATGACGGTAAGAGGGGCGTTGTGACGATGCTGCCGATCCATTCCGTCCTGCCCGATCTGCTGGCCGCGCTTTCCACGCGCAGTTCCGCCGTGCTGATCGCGCCGCCCGGAGCGGGCAAGACCACGGCCGTGGCCCCGGGGCTGATCGGGGAGGACTGGTGCTCCGGCATGGTCGTCATCCTCAGCCCGCGCCGCGTGGCCGCGCGCGCGGCGGCCGAGCGGATGGCGGAGCTGCTGGGCGAGAAGCCGGGCGAACGGGTCGGCTATCTGACCCGGCTGGATGGCAAGAGGTCCGCCGCAACCCGCATTCTGGTCCTCACCGAGGCGATCTTCGTTTCGACCATTCTCGACGACCCTGAACTCACCGGGATCAGCGCGGTGTTGTTCGACGAGGCGCATGAGCGCCATCTCGACAGCGATCTTGGCCTGGCCCTCGCGTTGGAAAGCCAGCAGGTGCTGCGAGAGGACCTGCGCATCCTGGTGATGTCGGCCACCATCGACGGAGAGCGCTTCGCCCGCTTGCTGGGGCCGGAGGCGCCGGTGATCGCGAGCGAGGGCAAGGCTCATCCGCTGGCGATCCGCTGGCTCGGCTCGCAGCCGGAACTGCGGATCGAGGATGCGATGGCCGGCGCGGTGATGGCGGCATGGCGCGACGAACAGGGCGATATACTGGCCTTCCTGCCCGGGGTCGGCGAGATCGAGCGGACGAGGGAAAGGCTCGAAAGCCGCTTGCCCGGCGTCCCGATCCTGCCTCTGCACGGGCAGTGCGAGCCAGCGGCGCAGCGCGCGGCCATCCGCCGCGATCCGGAAGGGCGGCGGCGGATCGTGCTGGCGACAAGTATCGCTGAAACCTCGCTGACGCTGGATGGCGTATCGGTGGTGGTGGACAGCGGGCTGGCCCGGCGTGCGGAATTCGATGTCGCGGCAGGGGTCACGCATCTGGTGACGCGGCGGGCGAGCCAGGCCGCCGCCGCGCAGCGGGCGGGCCGCGCGGCACGGCAGGGGCCGGGCATCGCCTATCGGCTGTGGGAGGAAGCGGCGCATCCCGGCCGCCCGCAATTCGATCCGCCGGAAATCGTCGATGCCGATCTCGCATCGCTCACCTTGGCGCTGGCGCAGTGGGGCGCGGGCGATCCCCGGGCCTTGCCGTGGCTCGATCCCCCGCCCGAGGCGGCGCTGGGGGCAGCCCGCGCTCGCCTTCGGTTGCTGGGCGCGCTGGACGAGGACGACCGCATCACCCCGGCGGGGCGAAACATCGCCAGCCTGCCGATGGAGCCGCCGCTGGCCGCGATGGTCCTGCATGGCGCGGAACATGGCGCGGCGCGAATGGCCGCGCGGATCGCCCTGCTGCTGCAGGAGCGTGGCTTGGGCGGGAAGGGCGAGGATCTCGGCCAGCGCTTGTCGCGCTGGGAAGGGGATCGCTCGCCCCGCGCCGAGGCTTCGCGCAAGCTGGCCGACGGCTGGGCGCGGCGGGCAGAGACGCTGGCCGAGCGGATTGGCGGCTCCGCTCCCCCTCCCGGCATTCTCCTGGCCTATGGCCTGCCGGACAATCTCGCCCGGCGTCGTGACGTCAAGGGGGAAAGCTGGCTGTCCGCCGGGGGAAGGGGCTATGCGCTCGATCCCGCGTCTCCCTTGGCTGGCGCGGAATGGCTGGCGGTCGGCGATGCGCAGGGGGCAGCGAAAGGCGCGCGGATCACTGCCGCCTTCGCGCTGACCACGGCGGAAGTGGAGGAATGGCTGGGCGAGCGGATCGAGCGCCGCCACCTCGCCCGCTGGAACGAGGCCGAGGGACGGGTGGAAGCGCGGCTGGAGCGGCGGCTCGGCGCGATTGTCCTGGCGACTGGTCCGGACCCCGCGCCGGACGCCGCGGCGCTGGAGGCTCTCCTGCTCGAAAAGGCGCGCGAGAGGCTGGATACGCTGCTTCCTTCGGGCCTGATCGCCAGGGCGCGCCATGCGGGGGTCGGGGCGCTCGATCCGCGGGCGCTCGCCGCCGGGGCCGAGCAATGGCTGTTGCCGCTCCTCTCGGGGCGGCGCGATCTCGATCTGCCGAGGGGAGCGGTGGCGGATGCCTTGCTCGCTCGGCTCGGCTGGGACGAACGGCAGAGGCTGGACAGGCTTGCCCCGCGCGAATTCGTCAGCCCGGCCGGCACGAGCCATCGCATCGATTACGATCACGATGGCGGGCCGGCGGTGGAGGTGAGGGTGCAGGCGCTGTTCGGGCTGGACCGGCACCCGATGATCGGCGAGACGCCGCTGCTTCTGCAACTGACGTCGCCCGCGGGCCGCCCGATCCAGGCCACCCGCGATCTGCCCGGATTCTGGCGCGGAAGCTGGCGTGATGTGGCGAAGGACATGAAAGGGCGCTATCCCAAGCATCGCTGGCCGGAGGAGCCTTGGGCGGAAGCGCCCAGCCTCAAGACCCGGAATGCATTCGAAGGGCAGTCGCGCGCGTGA